The genomic DNA TGGCTGACCACAAGATATCCGTTTCCGGGTAGCGCTTCAGCAGGGCACCCGCCAGTTTTCGGGCCTGTTCCCGCTTCCAGCCCGCATGGACGGTCTGGTTCAGTGTTGCGCTGGGGTGTTCTGCCAGTGCCTTTTTCAGGCCGCGTTCCCGCAATGTGGATGCTGCGGAGGATTCATGTCCGCTAATGGCGGTTATTTGAATTTTTGATCCCATGTTGCCTGTTTTGGCGGTCTTGATGAGTGTTGAGGCCAAAAGCCAGCCAGCATGGGTGTCGTCGGGCAGGAATTCAAAGAGCCAGTTCGGATACTTTTCACCGGGCAACCCGACAAGGTCCCGTTGTTCGCCGAGGAAGCCCTGATTGATGAAGGCGACCTTCACTCCGGTTTCTTTGGCCTTTTCAAGGAGAGTCATTCCCGAGCCGCGGGCGTTCATGGCGATGACGTAATCGGGCAGCGGATCCCGTTTGAAGATGGCCTGCACGTTGTCGTCGATGATGACGTGATTCCGGTTGCCGTAGTATGTCTCAAGTTCAAATCCCAAATCGTCGGCAGCCGCCTGCATGAAATCCGTCAGGGGCTGGAAAAAGACATCGCCCTGTGCCGCCGGATTGGCGAAGACCACCAGAGGCCTGCCCGCCTCTGCCGGGAAGGGAAAGAGCGTCGCTACGCAGACGAGCAGCAGGACAAGTCCTTTTATGGTGGAGCGTGCGTTCATGAGGTTTCAGTTTTTTGGGTGTATCCGTTTCTTCCGGGATGCGGTTACGCTAACACAGTCGCCAAACCGAAGCAAAGAAGGTGTTCGGGGAATCGATGATTATACTGTGAAGCAAGAGCCTTTTCGTTGGCATGAGAGGGGGATTTGCCGTATACGGACATACATGGAAACCCAAACCGTTCTTTTTGCCTTCGGCCTGACACTTTTTGCCGGACTTTCCACCGGCATTGGGTCCGCGCTTGCCTTTTTTGCTCGGCGGACCAATACCAAAATATTGTCCCTTGCCCTCGGGTTTTCCGCAGGCGTCATGATCTACGTCTCCTTCGTGGAGATCATGGTCAAGGCGCGTGACGCCCTGACCGGGGAACTCGGCGAGGTCACGGCCAGCTGGGTGACCGCGCTGTCCTTTTTCGGGGGCATCGCCTTTATCGCTCTGATCGACAAGTTTGTTCCCAGTTACGAGAACCCGCATGAGATGCATTCCATCGAGGAGATGGATGCGGGGCTTGAAAACCTGCCGAAAAACGAAGCCCATGATTTTGACAAGCTCAAGCGGACGGGCGTGTTCGCGGCCATTGCCATCGCCATCCACAATTTCCCGGAAGGGCTGGCCACTTTTACCGCGGCCCTGACCGACCCTGCGCTCGGCATGGCCATTGCCGTGGCCATCGCCATCCACAACATTCCCGAAGGCATTGCTGTGTCCATCCCGCTGTATTATGCCACCGGGGACCGGAAGAAGGCCTTTCTCTACTCCTTTCTTTCCGGTCTGTCCGAACCCGTGGGCGCGCTTGTCGGCTACCTGATTCTCATGCCGTTTTTCACCCCAACGGTTTTCGGTGTTCTGTTCGCTTCGGTGGCAGGCATCATGGTGTTCATTTCGCTGGATGAGCTGCTGCCCGCTGCCGAGGAATTCGGCGAGCATCACCTTTCCATTTACGGCCTCATCGCCGGAATGGGCGTGATGGCACTGTCACTGTTACTCTTTTTATAAGGAACATCTTAATGGAATCACGAATTAGCATCATCACTCTCGGTGTGGTCGATCTGGAACGGTCATACCGCTTCTACAAGGAGGGAATGGGATTCCCGACAACCAAGAAACCGGAGGACGGGATCATCTTCTTCCAAACCGGCGGAACCTGTCTGGCCCTGTATCCGCTGGACGGATTGGCGGAAGACGTGGACCCCGGCTTTCGTCCGCCCGCGGCGGATTTACGGGCATCACTCTTGCCCATTGCACGAAGAGCAAGGAAGAAGTGGATGAGGTGCTGGCCCTTGCCGTGAAAAACGGCGGAGCCATCGCCAAGAAACCGCATGACACGTTCTGGGGCGGCTACAGCGGCTACTTCTCCGATCCTGACGGATACCTGTGGGAAGTCGCTTATGCTGATTTCTGGCAGTTCAAGGAAGATGGGAGTCTCGTGATAGACTAGTTTCAAATCTTTGAAAAAAAAGCCGCCCCCGACAGATGTCGGGGGCGGCTTGTTCTTTCAGAGCGATTTTCGTCTATTTCTTGGAGTCCACGTACCAGCCGCTCGACTTGGTGAGCAGGTCCTGCACGCGGCCCACGAGGGCGTGGGGATCGGTGAGGTAGCCTTCGAGGAGCAGTGCGGATTCAAAGAGCTGGTTCGCGGCCTGCTCGATGAACGGGTCGTCGCTGTTTTTTTCGAAGATGGTGAGCATGTTGCGGACAAGCGCGTGGTCCGGGTTGATCTCAAGCACCTTTTTGGGGATCGACGAATCCTTGGACATGACACGCATGATCTTGTCCATGGAGGACGTCACGTTCCCGTCGGGATTGGCAAGGCAGACCGGGGAATCGGAAAGACGCTGGGATGCCTTGACCTCGGTGACGGCGTCGCCGAGCACGTCCTTGATCTTGGCGATGAGCGCGTCGAGCGTGGACTTCTGGTCGTCGGAAAGCGCTTCAGGCTTTTCCTCTTTCTCAAGGGTCTCGAACTTGTCGAGCTTTTCCATTTCCGCGTGTTCGGCGGAAACGAGGGTGCAACCGTCAAAGTCACGCAGGGCGTCCATCACGAATTCATCGATGGGTTCGTAGAGGTAGAGAACCTCAATGCCCTTCTTGCGGAACACTTCAAGGTGCGGGGATATGGCGAGGGCCTCGCGGCTCGGGCCGTATGCGTAGTAGATTTCCTTCTGGTCTTCCTTGGCGCGGGAGATGTAGTCGGCAAAGGAGGTCAGTCCCTTGGCGTCGTCGCTGGCCGAGGAGTTGAAGCGCACGAGGTTGCCGAACTTGTCCTTGTTCAGGAAGTCCATGTAACCGGCCTTGAAGAGATTGCCGTGGATGCGCCAGAATTCGTCGTAGCGATCGGCGTTGTCCTTGGCCATTTTTTCGAGATTGCCGAGCACCTGCTTGACCAGCGTGGAGCTGATCTTGCGCATGAGGATGTTGTCCTGCAACGTCTCGCGGGAGATGTTGAGCGGCAGGTCTTCGGTGTCGACCACGCCCTTGACGAAGCCGAGGTATTCCGGGAGCAGGTCCTTGTTCTGCTTTTCGATGAGCACGCGGCGGACATAGAGGTCCAGACCGCGGTTCTCGCGTCCCATTCCGAACGGGTCGTTGTCGGATTTGGGGGTGAACATGAGTGCGTTGAACTGGACCGGCGCATCAACCGAAGTGTGCAGGGTGTCGAACGGGTCCTCGGTATCAAAGGTGAGGAACTTGTAGAATTCGGCGTACTGCTCTTCGCTGATCTGGAATTTGGGTTCGCGCCAGAGGGCGGACACCGTGTTGACGCGTTCGTCCTCGATGAAAATCGGGAAGTTGACGAAGTTGGAGTGCTTGTTGATGACGTGCTTGATGTGCGCGGTGTTGGTGAACTGGGCGGCGAGGTCTTCCTTGATCTTGACCTCGATGCGGGTGCCGCGCGGCAGGTCTTCGTCAAGCTCCTGAAGCTTGTAGTCGGTCCGGCCGTCCGAGGTCCATGCGATGGGCTTTGAACCGGGTTCGATGGAGCGGGTAGTGACAGTGACTTCGTCGGCGATCATGTATACGGAATAGAAACCCACGCCGAAACGGCCGATGAGTGCGTCGAGGGATTCCTTGCCTTCTTCGGCCTTGCGGGCGAGTTCTGCGGTGCCGGAGTGGGCGATGGTGCCGATGTTCTGCATGAGCTCATCGCGGGTCATGCCAACGCCGGTGTCAGTGACGGTGATGGTGCCTGCGTCCTTGTCCGAAGTGATGTGGATCTCGAGCGGCGTGTCGTCGTCGCCTGCTTCGGCAGTGGTCTTGAAGCGGACCTTTTCCAGCGCGTCCGAGGCATTGGATACGAGTTCGCGCAGGAAGATTTCCTTGTTGGTGTAAAGAGAGTGCACCAGGATATCGAGAAGCTGGCTGACTTCGGCCTTGAATTTGTGGGTGGTCTTTTTGCCCATGATGTTTCCTCCAAAAAAAATCAAATGATATGAATGCCCGCCGGATGAACCGTGCAGTTCATCCGGCGGGACGTATGTAATCGAAAGTGGGGGATTGTTCCCGCGCACGCGGGTTAAGTAGATACTGATTTGATCTTGTCAAGGAGGTACTTTTCCATTTCCCGGCGATCCTTGCGTAACCGGATCATCTCGGCCTCCATGACCTTGAGCTTTTCCTTGAGAATTTCGTTTTCGGCCTTGAGCGTTTCCGTTTCTTCCATCTGTGTGGAGATGCGGAGCGCGGCCTCTTCCAGCCCCAGCTTGACTTCGGATACGTCTGCCCCGCCTTCGGACGTGTTGGCGAGCACCGAGCGGATGCCTTCGCCGACGGACTTGGCTATTTCCAGCCCGATGGAAGCGGCCATTTTCATGGCGGGCTCCATGGCGGCACTGTTGACCGGAGCCGGGACATACCCGCTTTCCGGCACGGCGTCGGCCTGTAGGGGGTATTCCTGCGAGAGCTGGTCCATGACGTCGCGGGCGGTGTGGCCTTCCTTGAGCAGTCTGGAAATGGTGGCAAAGACTTCCACTGCCTCGGGCCTGAACCGTTTCTGGCGTCCCCGGCCCACGCTCGGCAGGTGCTGTGCGAATCGGTTTTTCCAGTAATGAACCGTGGATTCAGGCAGCTCCAGTTCTCTGGCTATCTCGGCCACGGAAAGCACTTTCTTGCCGGTCATGACATTCCCCCTCGTAGTCACACTTTGTTGTTCTTCATTGGAGTACAAGAGTTTTTCGCTTATCTCAAGGAAAAATAATTCTTATCCATTTAAATTAATGGCATTTTTTATCTACAACATCCGTTGTTCCCCGATATTCTTGATTTTTTCTAGACTTTTGGCCTATGCATGACGGAACATGAGAAATTAGATATATTTGGTTGTGACATAGGTTTTGCATCGTTGTTCGAGTGCGGAAAAGCCATACTGTGCTAACAGAGTCCGATCAGAGTTACCCTCTGGCGGCAGAGAAAATAATGTTGAAAATCCTGTATTCCAAGTGGTTGTACTGTGTTCTCAGGCTGGTTATCGGCGGCCTGTTTGTTTATGCCGGTATCCTGAAACTGGCGGACCCC from uncultured Pseudodesulfovibrio sp. includes the following:
- a CDS encoding ABC transporter substrate-binding protein, whose product is MNARSTIKGLVLLLVCVATLFPFPAEAGRPLVVFANPAAQGDVFFQPLTDFMQAAADDLGFELETYYGNRNHVIIDDNVQAIFKRDPLPDYVIAMNARGSGMTLLEKAKETGVKVAFINQGFLGEQRDLVGLPGEKYPNWLFEFLPDDTHAGWLLASTLIKTAKTGNMGSKIQITAISGHESSAASTLRERGLKKALAEHPSATLNQTVHAGWKREQARKLAGALLKRYPETDILWSASDLMALGICDAVRAAHATPGKDILIGGVDWADFALDMVEEGAFTATVGGHFMDGGWALVMLYDHIHGIRIPATSTSHFSVITADNVEQYRRHFGTNRWGEIDFRRFSRHLNPQLKQYDFGLEAVLRQLQ
- the zupT gene encoding zinc transporter ZupT, with translation METQTVLFAFGLTLFAGLSTGIGSALAFFARRTNTKILSLALGFSAGVMIYVSFVEIMVKARDALTGELGEVTASWVTALSFFGGIAFIALIDKFVPSYENPHEMHSIEEMDAGLENLPKNEAHDFDKLKRTGVFAAIAIAIHNFPEGLATFTAALTDPALGMAIAVAIAIHNIPEGIAVSIPLYYATGDRKKAFLYSFLSGLSEPVGALVGYLILMPFFTPTVFGVLFASVAGIMVFISLDELLPAAEEFGEHHLSIYGLIAGMGVMALSLLLFL
- a CDS encoding VOC family protein; this encodes MESRISIITLGVVDLERSYRFYKEGMGFPTTKKPEDGIIFFQTGGTCLALYPLDGLAEDVDPGFRPPAADLRASLLPIARRARKKWMRCWPLP
- a CDS encoding VOC family protein, giving the protein MDEVLALAVKNGGAIAKKPHDTFWGGYSGYFSDPDGYLWEVAYADFWQFKEDGSLVID
- the htpG gene encoding molecular chaperone HtpG, with product MGKKTTHKFKAEVSQLLDILVHSLYTNKEIFLRELVSNASDALEKVRFKTTAEAGDDDTPLEIHITSDKDAGTITVTDTGVGMTRDELMQNIGTIAHSGTAELARKAEEGKESLDALIGRFGVGFYSVYMIADEVTVTTRSIEPGSKPIAWTSDGRTDYKLQELDEDLPRGTRIEVKIKEDLAAQFTNTAHIKHVINKHSNFVNFPIFIEDERVNTVSALWREPKFQISEEQYAEFYKFLTFDTEDPFDTLHTSVDAPVQFNALMFTPKSDNDPFGMGRENRGLDLYVRRVLIEKQNKDLLPEYLGFVKGVVDTEDLPLNISRETLQDNILMRKISSTLVKQVLGNLEKMAKDNADRYDEFWRIHGNLFKAGYMDFLNKDKFGNLVRFNSSASDDAKGLTSFADYISRAKEDQKEIYYAYGPSREALAISPHLEVFRKKGIEVLYLYEPIDEFVMDALRDFDGCTLVSAEHAEMEKLDKFETLEKEEKPEALSDDQKSTLDALIAKIKDVLGDAVTEVKASQRLSDSPVCLANPDGNVTSSMDKIMRVMSKDSSIPKKVLEINPDHALVRNMLTIFEKNSDDPFIEQAANQLFESALLLEGYLTDPHALVGRVQDLLTKSSGWYVDSKK
- a CDS encoding MerR family transcriptional regulator, which produces MTGKKVLSVAEIARELELPESTVHYWKNRFAQHLPSVGRGRQKRFRPEAVEVFATISRLLKEGHTARDVMDQLSQEYPLQADAVPESGYVPAPVNSAAMEPAMKMAASIGLEIAKSVGEGIRSVLANTSEGGADVSEVKLGLEEAALRISTQMEETETLKAENEILKEKLKVMEAEMIRLRKDRREMEKYLLDKIKSVST